The Longimicrobium sp. DNA window CAGCGCCTGTTCGCGGGCGCGGCCGTGCAGCTGATGCCGTCGCGCTTCGAGGGCTTCGGCATGGTGGCCGCCGAGGCGATGGCGGCCGGCGTCCCCCTGGTGGCCGCCGCGGCCGGCTCGCTCCCCGAGGTGGTCGACGCGCCGAACGGAGGCCTGCTCGTCCCGCCGGGGGACGCGCGGGCGCTGGCGGACGCCGCCGCCGGGCTGCTGGACGACGCATCGGCCCGCGAGGCGCTCTCGGCGTCGGCGCGGCGCTCGGCGGAGCGCTTCCGCTGGGGCGCCGTGGCCGAGCGGCACCTGCGGTTCCTGGAGAAACTGGCCGCGACGCGCGGAAGCGCCCGCCGCCCCTGAATCAGACCGATGAAGAAGCCTGTCGCTACCGCCGCCCCCGCGCGCCGCACCTCGCCGCTGGCCCCCCCTCCCGAGACGGAGCCGGGGATGGGGCCGGGGCTGGCCGCCGCGCTGTACTTCGGCCTGGCGCTCCTCTACTTCCTCCCCGCCTTCCTGCCGGGGCGCCACATCTTCGGGACGGACTACCTGCAGTCGGGGTACTTCTTCTACGACTTCATCTCCCAGCGCACCGCGGCGGGGCACCTCCCCAAGTGGGTGCCCTACGTCTACGGCGGGCTCCCGCTCTACTCCAACCCGGGGAGCACCTACTACCCGGTCCGCTGGATCGCCGACCTGGTGGCGCCGACGTCGCGCTTCTTCCCGATCCTCTTCGTCTTCCAGTTCGGGATGGCGGGGCTCGGGATGTACCTGCTGGCGCGCGAGCTGGGGTGCCGGCGCTGGGTGGCGTTCGTGGCCGGGCTCGCCTTCCAGTGGACGGGGATCCTCACCTCGTGGGTGTACGCGGGGCACGACGGGCGCATCATCGTGGTCACCCTGGCGCCGCTCTTCTTCTACTTCCTGCATCTGGGCGTCCGCACCGGGCGGCTCCCCGCCTTCGCCGGGCTGGCCGCGACGACGGCGTTCGTGCTGCTCTCGTTCCAGATCCAGAACGCCTACTACCTGCTGCTGGCGGGCGCCATCTGGGCCGTCTTCTGCCTCTTCCGCCTGGGCGCGGTGCGCGACGTCCCCCGGCTGGGGAAGGTGGCGGGGATGGGGATCGGGGCGGTGGCGTTCGGCTTCCTCACCGCGTCGGTCAACTTCCTCCCCTTCCAGCACTACGTGGCCGAGTCGCCGCGCGGGCAGACGGGCGGGCGCGGCTGGGATTACTCGACCTCGTACTCGATGCCGCCGCGCGCCATCGTGGGCGTGGCCGTCCCCGAGCAGGTGGGGGCCACCGTCCAGAACGACCGGGGCGAGTACGTCTTCCCCATCTACCGCGGCGAGAACCCGTTCCGCCTGCACACCGAGTATGTGGGCGCCACCGTGCTGGTGCTGGTGGCGCTGGGCCTCTACTACGCGCGGCGGAACCGCTACTTCTGGTTCTTCTCCGGCCTGGGGCTCTGGGCGCTCACCATGGCGCTGGGCGGCAACACCTTCCTCTACCGCATCTACTACGAGCTCCTCCCCGGCCTCAAGCGCTTCCGGGCGCCGGACCTGGCCTACTACGTCCTGGCCTTCTCGCTCGTCTGCATGGCCGCGCTGGCGCTGGAGCGGCTGGCCCAGGCGCGCGAGGCGGCGCGCGCCCGGCGCGGCGCCGAGCCGCAGGGCGACCGGCCGGGGCTGGTCGGGTGGGTCGTCGCCGCGGTCGTCGCCGTCGCCGTCGTCGGCGCGGCGGCGTTCGGCGCGCCCGCCGCGGCGATGGCGGAGGGGACGACGGGGCTCTCCCCGGCGGCGGGGTGGATGCGCTTCGCGGTGTTCGCGGGGCTGGCCGGGGCGGCGCTCTGGCTGTGGATGGAGGGGAGGGTCGCCACCCGCGCGGCGCTCGTCGCGCTGTCGATCGTGACCGTGGCGGACCTGTGGGTGATCGGGAAGAAGTTCTTCCAGACCGTCCCCGCGCCGGGCGAGACGTACGCCGAGGACGACGTGATCGGCTTCCTGAAGTCGCAGGCGCTGCCGGGCGGACCCACGCGCGTCTGGGCGCTCCCCGGGCAGGGCGGCTGGCCGCCGTACATCAACTACCCGATGCGCTTCGGTGTGGAGCAGGCGGGCGGCGAGCACGGCAACCAGCTGCAGCGCTACAACCAGTTCGCGGGCGCCGGCCAGCAGAGCTACATCGACTACCACAACTTCGGCGACCCGCGCTTCCTGGCGGCGGCCAACGTGCGCTGGATCACCTCGCCGCAGCCGCTGGGGGTGCCGTGGCTGCGCGAGGCGTACCGCAGCCCGGCCACGGGGGTGGGCGTCTACGAGAACACGCTGCTGCTCCCGCGCGCCTACATCGTGGGCCAGGCGATGCGCGTCACCAACCCCGACGCCACGCTCCCCTTCCTCCAGTCGCAGCAGTGGGACCCGTCGCGCATCGCGGTGGTGGAGGCGCCGCGCGACCTGGGGCTGCCGAACACCGAGCTCGATGGGAGCGCGCGGATCACCCGCTACGAGCCCGACCGCGTGGACGTGGCGGTGGAGGCCAACCGGCCCGCCCTGCTGGTGCTCTCGGACAACTACTACCGGGACTGGCGGGCGACGGTGGACGGCCGGGCTACGGAGATCTACCGCACCAACCACACCTTCCGCGGCGTGGTGGTCCCTGCCGGGCGCCACCGCGTGCGCTTCGTCTTCGAGCCGGCGGACCTGTACACGGGCTTCTACCTCTACCTGGCGTGCCTGGCGGTGCTGGCGGCGTACGGCGCGTACCTGCTCGTCCAGCACCGTAGACGGCGCGCCGCCCCGGCCGCGGCGCCGGCGGCGGGATGAAGCTGCCGCGCGGGTGGAGGCGCGCCGCCGCCTTGCTGCTGGTGGCGGCGACGGCGCTCTACCTGGCCTGGACCGTGGCCGACAACTGGCGGCAGGTGCGGGCGTACCCGTGGGACGTCGACCCGCTCCGGCTGGCGGCGAGCGTGGCGGCGCACGTGGCGGTGCTGGCGTGGGGTGTGTGGGTGTGGGGGCGGGTGCTGCGCCACTTCGAGCACCCGCCGGTGGGGCTGGGGACGCT harbors:
- a CDS encoding YfhO family protein; the encoded protein is MKKPVATAAPARRTSPLAPPPETEPGMGPGLAAALYFGLALLYFLPAFLPGRHIFGTDYLQSGYFFYDFISQRTAAGHLPKWVPYVYGGLPLYSNPGSTYYPVRWIADLVAPTSRFFPILFVFQFGMAGLGMYLLARELGCRRWVAFVAGLAFQWTGILTSWVYAGHDGRIIVVTLAPLFFYFLHLGVRTGRLPAFAGLAATTAFVLLSFQIQNAYYLLLAGAIWAVFCLFRLGAVRDVPRLGKVAGMGIGAVAFGFLTASVNFLPFQHYVAESPRGQTGGRGWDYSTSYSMPPRAIVGVAVPEQVGATVQNDRGEYVFPIYRGENPFRLHTEYVGATVLVLVALGLYYARRNRYFWFFSGLGLWALTMALGGNTFLYRIYYELLPGLKRFRAPDLAYYVLAFSLVCMAALALERLAQAREAARARRGAEPQGDRPGLVGWVVAAVVAVAVVGAAAFGAPAAAMAEGTTGLSPAAGWMRFAVFAGLAGAALWLWMEGRVATRAALVALSIVTVADLWVIGKKFFQTVPAPGETYAEDDVIGFLKSQALPGGPTRVWALPGQGGWPPYINYPMRFGVEQAGGEHGNQLQRYNQFAGAGQQSYIDYHNFGDPRFLAAANVRWITSPQPLGVPWLREAYRSPATGVGVYENTLLLPRAYIVGQAMRVTNPDATLPFLQSQQWDPSRIAVVEAPRDLGLPNTELDGSARITRYEPDRVDVAVEANRPALLVLSDNYYRDWRATVDGRATEIYRTNHTFRGVVVPAGRHRVRFVFEPADLYTGFYLYLACLAVLAAYGAYLLVQHRRRRAAPAAAPAAG